A segment of the Capra hircus breed San Clemente chromosome 19, ASM170441v1, whole genome shotgun sequence genome:
AGAGTAGACAGTTTTCTGTCTGcttttttcaccttcattttGTCCTCCTCagccctgttttctttctttttcgtgAAGACCGTGGCTAACCTCTCCTGCTTTTCTCAGTCTTCTTACCCACCACATCCCTCTCCCTGTTGGACACAGTAACTGGAAAGCCCAGAGTTAGCACTGTCTGAGGCAGCTTCCTCGGATCCAGAAGGGTATGGATTCTTGAAGTCAGCCACCAAACATAGCCTTAGCCGTCCTCTCGTCCTTCTTCCACCACCTTTCCATTGCTGATCCAACACCCACTGATTTGGCTCCTGTGCTTGTGTTATCTGGTAGTTTCTTTCCTTCCCACTCGGCCCCACCCTCCTTCTGAAGTCTTTGATGCCCCAGATCCCCAAGTACAGGTAGGAAGGGTTGGATGGTGGTTGCTAAAAACCTCCCTTGCTTTACACATGGCCTCTACAAACATAATTCTGCTTTGGAACCCTCACTGGGAAAGTAAAGGGTGGAGGAAAAGATGGAGGCTAGAGGACAACCCCCCACAAAATCCCTATAATGCCTACAGCAAGTGGTCACTGCGGTCAGACCGTATCACACATCCATAGTTCCCTCCTTTGCCTCTCTGATTCCATGTGCTAACAGAGAGAGGGATGGCAGGGGGCAGGCGTGGTGAGCAAGTGCCCCATTCCATGTTCTTGGTATTACTGGTTACTGTTAGCCAAGAGCCAACAGGACACTTTTGGTAAAGACATAATAGTTGTTTTTTCCTCCAGGAAGTTTTTCATAGTAACAACTAATGTTTGTATAGCACTGTAGCatttgtttcccaggtggcgctagtggtaaagaaccgaccTGCTTGGTAGGctctagtccacagggttgcaaagagtctggcacaactgaggtgacttagcacacacgcacgtaGCATTTGCATGTTAAGTTTTCATTTAATCCCTACAACAGCCCCATCATGGGGGGATTGACCTATTTTTACAAATGAAACACAGGTTCAAAGGTGTTTAATTATTTGCTCTTGGTAATATGTTCAGGAAGTGGCAGGACTAGGACTCAAACTAGACGGCAAGCTCCAGAGGGGCAGAGACTGTGCCTGTTTCACTCGTCACTGCACTCCTGAAGCCGCTGCTGAATGACTGCGTGAACTCAAGACTGGTTTAGATTCTGTGTTGTTCTTTGCAAACCTTTAAAACTAGGGTTCTACCACTGCAGAGACAACTTATATAGCCCAAGAAAAAGGTATCTATGGACACAAAATCCAcccaacacacactcacacaaatccAACTCACACAAAAATACACTTTCTTTACTCGGaacttatttttcaatatttttcccaGGAACTGGGCTACAGGCCTGGATATTAAGGGAAATGGAGAAAGGCAGCATTCCTTGCCCTGGCCTCTGTGTGTTCTCGGCTGGTGGAGATAACCCAGGGGGCAGACATGGCCGGCTTCCCTCTGGGGCCAAGAAATTAGCTGGACAGCAGAGGGTGCTGCAGAGCTTCAAGACCTTGCATTGATGGGGTCATCTGTTCCCCAGCCAGAATTTTCCAGAAATAACCAGGGTTTTGTTTGGGTAATCTTCTTAGGCCTCTGGtgttctatgctgctgctaagttgcttcagtcgtgtctgactctgtgaccccatagacagcagcccaccaggctcccccgtccctgggattctccaggcaagaacactggagtgggttgccatttccttctccaatgcatgaaagtgaaagtgaagttgctcagtcaagtccggctcttcacgatcccatggactgcagcctaccaggctcctccatccatgggattttccaggcaagagtactggagtggtgttcTATGATCCTATagcaatttctcttcttttctccagaaATTTAAGTGACACCTAAGAGGGAGCTGAGGGAGAGAAGGTAGAAAATATAGTCTGGAATCAGAACTGGTTTTGAATTCCACTGCACCTTTTTggactgtgtgaccttaggcaagtaacttcagtttttttcataGGCAGGGGAGCTTATTAATTCTGTTGTGCAGAATCAGAGATCAATTTGTATCAGGAGTCTCTCACTAAGCATGGAACAATCATTCCATGTATCAAGGGCCTACCCTGTGCCAGGCAGTCCTTGGCACTGGAGAGTCCATGATGGACAAAATGCAAACTAGACCCCTGCTCTCACGGAGCTGAAGGTTTAGTAGGGAAGACAGACTTTAATCAAATAACTCCACAGACAGATGACAAATCACACTTGTGCAATTAAATGCAGCAAAAGAGCAGTCTTAGGACTCGGTGAGGAGGAATTACCCAGGCAAGGAGATTTCCCTGAGGTAGGAAGGAGTAAGCTTaacttgaaggatgagtaggaagCAAAAAATGGAGGGAAAAGGCCTTTCAAGAAAAGGGAATCACGTATGTGATGGCCATAAAGTGTGTGAGCCTGACCCAGGGGGCTACTGGAACTGCAGGGCAGAGAGAACAGGGTGGAGCTTGGTGAAAGATGAGGCCAGAGAAGCAGGGGTCAGATCACACAGGACCCCATAGGCCTCCTTAAGAAGTTCTATCTTTAGCCTAAGAACAACGAAAAAACACAGAGGGTTATAATCACAGGCTACTggtgaatgttcagttttaaaagGTCTCTCTGGCTGTAAAACTCAGAGCAGATGGCTAGACTATCTACCCCTCAATGTACCTTCAGGTACTAAAGTTGCTAAATACTGCTAGACGATCCTTCCTCCTTATCCTTTGCATCCTCAACATCTCTTCATGGGATGACTGCAGAaactggtctccctgcctccagtcACACCTCCTCTACACAGGCTTGATTTTATTTGATCTTCACAGCATGCTTGCAGGTAAGCAAAGGAGCAATCCTTATCTgagtttgcagatgagaaaactgaagtgtaGTGGTGATGTGGGACTGGCCTGTGAAAGACAACTGttaaaatttcagaaattctGTAAGCCAGTTGTTAAACACAGCCAATTATTGAAACTTAAACCATACAAACGTataattaaatgtattaaaaacgTAATAAATTCCCCAAACTCATCACTTCTTAATAATCTGTTATTATTTACCTGTGCTCTTGAGGCTATTTGTATTACTGTTTCTGCTACATAATATGAAACTACCACGTAACAGTATTCTCTGTATTCAATAAAGTCAGGATGGTAGATTGAAACCAGCCTTGGTGGGAATCTTTGCACCATAGAATTGGCAAAGACTACAAAAAGGGACTTGatttattgtttctttatctAGATTTAAGAAAGTGATGAAGAATAATTCCGATTTTAAATGAATGTATTATGTCTGTAGCCACTACGTTCTGGATAGACAAAGCTTGAGGAAACATTCTTTCAGTTATTTGAAAACTGTTTTCTGATCAGCAAGGAAGTTGCTCCCATAATTGACACTTAAGATGtctctgtttattcatttttttcttacacTGACACAGAGGACATCAACTAATAACCATGTTGCAATTACATTCCCCCCCTCAACCGAAACCAGTTTGGCTACCCATATAGGAGTTtggcaaaaatcaatgaaagtatTTTGTGAGGATAAATTGGTTATAAAGAATTTGCAAATATacattattatttgtaaattcTGTGCTACATAtcctttgagtgagtgagtgagtgagtgaagtcgctcagtcgtgtccgactctttgcgaccccgtggactgcagcccaccaggctcctctgtccattggattctccatgcaagaatactggagtgggttgccatttccttctccaggggatcttccagaccgaggaatcgaacccaggtctcccgcattgcgggcagatgcaggtggacgctttaacctctgagccaccaggaagcatcAGTACAATTTATGTACGTATATATTATATGCATACATTCCCCTTTTCAGTCTGCTGTTCAACATTTATCAGCACAGCCTGGCTCTAGAACATATTTCTCATGTGTCATTCtataaatattcactggatgCCAAGGCGGGGATACAGTCAATGAACAAATGACCCGGCCACGGTCACACATCCCAAGCTGCATAGGTAGGACCAGAGCCAGAGGTATTGTCCTCCCAAGGCCAGCGGCTCTCTCCCAGGACGATACCAGGCTTTCCAGGGCCATCCCATCTTACCCTCACCCGAAGGGGTGGTTTCGCCCAGAGCGCCTGGGAAGTGAAAAACCAGGGTCGGGGTTGAGGACTAAAGCCCAGGCGAGAAGCAGCTCACGACCAATAGCTGCCCAGGCTTCGCGCAACGTCACTCTCTGAAGAGGCCAGGGCGAGCAAGCCCTGGGGGACGGGGCGtgaccaccatctcccggaagtGACGCCATCTAGGGGGGGTGGTGCTCGGTGGCGGCGACGCGCGGCCTGGGCTCGCGCTGGGCTCCGCGCGCCCCCGGCCCCCTCTATGAGGCAGAGGCCGCGGCGGCCGTTAGCGCTGTCGCTCCGGGGGCCGCGGCGGGCGGGGCTCCGGCGGGGCCCGTAGTCCCCACCCCAGCCCGGCTCCCAGCCGCCCGCCCTCCCTCTCTCCGATGCAGGGGGCCGAGCTCCGGGATggcgaggcggcggcggcggccgcttCGTACCGCGTCCTGAGCCGCCTGCTCGGCTATGGAGAGGCGGCCCCCGAGCcaggcccgccgccgccgcccccgggcCATGGCCCCGCGCCGCCACCCTTCCTCGCGCGGCCCGGCCCGCGGGGCTCCAGGCCACCTCAGCTGATGGTGTTCCGCAACGTGGGTCGGCCGCCGGAGGAGGAGGACGCGGAGGCGGCCCAGGAGCCGGGACCCTCGGAACTGCTGTGTCCCCGGCACCGCTGTGCCCTGGACCCCAAGGCCCTGCCGCCGGGGTTGGCGCTGGAGCGGACCTGGGGCCCGGCGGCTGGACTAGAGGCGCAGTTGGCCGCTCTGGGGCTCGGGCAGCCGGCGGGGCCGGGGGTCAAGACGGTCGGCGGGGGTTGCTGCCCGTGCCCGTGTCCCCCGCAGCCGCCCCCTCCGCAGCCCCAGCCGCCTGCTGCCGCCCCGCAGGCCGGGGAGGACCCCACGGAAACGAGCGACGCGCTGCTGGTCCTGGAGGGCTTGGAGTCGGAGGCAGAGAGCCTGGAGACTAACAGCTGCTCGGAAGAGGAGCTCAGCAGCCCGGGCCgcggaggaggagggggcggccGGCTTCTACTGCAGCCCCCTGGCCCTGAGTTACCCCCGGTGCCCTTCCCGATGCAGGACTTGGTCCCTCCCGGGCGCTTGAGTCGAGGGGAGCAGCCGCAGCAGCTTCCCCCGCCACCGCCTCCTCCTGGGCCCCTCCGGCCACTCGCCGGCCTTTCTCGGAAGGGCTCCCTCAAAATCCGCCTCAGTCGCCTGTTTCGCACGAAGAGCTGCAACGGTGGCTCTGGCGGTGGGGATGGGGCCGGCAAGAGGCCTTCTGGAGAGCTGGCTGCTTCAGCTGCGAGCCTGACAGACATGGGCGGCTCTGCGGGCCGGGAGCTGGACGCGGGGAGGTGAGACCGGCTCGGGGGCATTGGGGTTGGCTGACAAACTTACTTTTCTCGTTTCATTTCCCTTTTATTCTACTGCTAAAAAAAAGATCCTGACAGTTCTTAAGATGTGGCCTTCATCAGGAGGCAGAGACTTGGGGCTAAAGGTGGTAATATCGCCCAATAGGTCAGAGCTGTTTGTGGGAGCAGCCttcactccctcccacccccaccccgacttCTCAGCTGGTTAGCATTTCTCTAGTTGGGCGATGATTTGAAACCACCCCGCCCCGGCCcagcttttaaagttttttcaaGGTTTGTGTCTACCATTACCCCTGGCAGGAAGCTTGCTGGAAAGGTGTGGCCTTTGGGGCAGAAAGTTTGAGTTTGACCACCTTGCTTATTCTTTCTGTGTACCAGCAACGCACCCCCTTCACACTCATGCATGCAAATGATGTGACAGACTTGTGTAGTTGTAGGCCAGCAGTCAACTGGGCATCTCTAgtcaaaattttaatgttttcttgatTGGTTTCTTAGACATACTTGATATCTCAAGCCTATGTGCTAACCACTGTGAGAATAGAAAATAGCCTTGTTCTCAAACCTGTATGAGAATTCTAAGTATGgtgtgcatgcatactcagtcctgtctgactctttgccccccaccaggctcctctgttcatggaattctccaggcaagaatactggcatgggttgccatttcctcctccaggagatcttccccacccaggggtcgaaactgcatttcttgcatctcctgcattggcaggcagattctataccactgggccacctgtaCGTGAATTCCACCCCAGCTGATGAAAATTCCAAACTTagacatagattttttttctgcatttctgaAGTGCAGACAGCTCTCTGACATCCAGTGTTAGATTTTCTCTTTTGGTAACTGCCATTGTGGTTTGCACTGCTGAATGGGTTCTTAGAACGTTTGGAATTGGTTTTGGTGCAGCTCATGTGATGGATTCATGAGATGCACCAGTGGCCACAACCCAAGGCTGAAAAACAGGTAGACAAATTGAGAATTTTACTATGCACCAGAATCACGTGGGGAGCTTTGGGAAAAGATCAGATGGCCCCaagatttgaattaaaaaaaaaaaaaaaacaaactcccgCATATGATCTGGACTGAAAATCACTCATCCATGGACTTCTCCTTTCAAAGGATCTTTACTCCAAGAGGAAAGTATGGGGTCACTTTTTTGTTATTCTTGTTGGCTGCATGGCctggggaatcttagttccttgactcagggatggaacctgtgttccctgcagtggagtgtggagtcctaatcgCTGGACCTCCAGGAAATTCCTGGTCAGTTTGATTTTGTTGTCTTTTCTGAACACCTTGCCAGTGTCTCATCTTGGGATCAGATAAAACCTAAACTCCCTGAAGAAACCAGTAATTTGATGTGTGTTGTCCCTTCAGGTAAACGTATGTTTCACCATTTGCCTCCCAATAAACTCATGCTGGGAGCTCAGGTCTGAAAAAGCGTGTGGCTGCTGAAGCAGCTTTTTTCTGGTAGACTCTGCATTCGATGCTCCACTTAGCGGTGTAGATGAAATTTTCATttgctgggggcagggcaggattGAAGCTGTGGGTAATGACCTAGGATAGATTGCTAATTTTCTTGTGGTTTGTCCTGCCTTTGTTCCATATTGATCAGGACTTGGTCTAAGATTCCAGAGACACCAAATATGAGGTGTGGCGTGAAATTAGCTGCAACGTCTAATAGATTAGGAAGAGGAAAAGGCGTATAACATTATACGGTTTTTGCCTTTGGAAACAGAATTTAATGGTCATTGGCGGCTCTGTCACCAACCCTCACGCTAAGCACAATACCGATTTCTCCTGCAGAGTGAATTGGTCTGTAGCTCTGCAAAGAAGCTGAGTTCCGGGCACTGGAGAATTACATTTTTTGGTCCAAGAACTTTTTCTGATGAATTGGAGAGGAGCTAGGTATTCATGTATGAACGTTTGGTTGACTGCTCTTAGGAGGCAGCATGTTGTACAGAGAATGTGAACATCTGGATTCCTTGTAGGACTCCAACATCACCTGTGAGATGCAGGccgattttgttttcttcatgctTCCCTccttttttaatctgtaaaatggaagtgaTTCCTGTCTTGTTCTTGACCTTATAGGAATAGAGTGAAGACAAGAGAAATTgagatggaatatattttttgccTTTGGAGGAGAGGTAGTAAAATAGAACtggtgaagtttttaaaaatgcttaggaTTTGGTACTGTTAGATTTTCTCGTTAGCTTTTCCAtagcttactatgtgccagtctTGCTGGCAGTCTTGCAGCTGTGAGAAACTTGATAAGTCTGGCCAGGGTAGTTGTGATTTCTATGGATCTACACCTCAGTAAGTCTGCCCTGTTGGGAGGAAGGATAAGTTTGAATTTTTAGCTTGTTCTCTTGTTTCGATTGGTAGGACCTGGAAGCCATGAGAAATGTCAGACCTTCGCCAGAAGGTGTATGCCTGCCTTCTTATTGTTGGTTGGAGTTAATTATGAGTCTCTGCAGTCTTTGCTGTATAATTTGGGGCTTTTGCAGTAACCTCTAGGCATGattctctttgctcttctcaGTATTTGCCTTTCCCACAGCTGTCACGAGAAAGTAT
Coding sequences within it:
- the SOCS7 gene encoding suppressor of cytokine signaling 7 isoform X1, with translation MQGAELRDGEAAAAAASYRVLSRLLGYGEAAPEPGPPPPPPGHGPAPPPFLARPGPRGSRPPQLMVFRNVGRPPEEEDAEAAQEPGPSELLCPRHRCALDPKALPPGLALERTWGPAAGLEAQLAALGLGQPAGPGVKTVGGGCCPCPCPPQPPPPQPQPPAAAPQAGEDPTETSDALLVLEGLESEAESLETNSCSEEELSSPGRGGGGGGRLLLQPPGPELPPVPFPMQDLVPPGRLSRGEQPQQLPPPPPPPGPLRPLAGLSRKGSLKIRLSRLFRTKSCNGGSGGGDGAGKRPSGELAASAASLTDMGGSAGRELDAGRKPRLTRTQSAFSPVSFSPLFTGETVSLVDVDISQRGLTSPHPPTPPPPPRRSLSLLDDISGTLPTSVLVAPMGSSLQSFPLPPPPPPHAPDAFPRIAPIRAAESLHSQPPQHLQCPLYRPDSSSFAASLRELEKCGWYWGPMNWEDAEMKLKGKPDGSFLVRDSSDPRYILSLSFRSQGITHHTRMEHYRGTFSLWCHPKFEDRCQSVVEFIKRAIMHSKNGKFLYFLRSRVPGLPPTPVQLLYPVSRFSNVKSLQHLCRFRIRQLVRIDHIPDLPLPKPLISYIRKFYYYDPQEEVYLSLKEAQLISKQKQEVLEPST
- the SOCS7 gene encoding suppressor of cytokine signaling 7 isoform X3, which encodes MQGAELRDGEAAAAAASYRVLSRLLGYGEAAPEPGPPPPPPGHGPAPPPFLARPGPRGSRPPQLMVFRNVGRPPEEEDAEAAQEPGPSELLCPRHRCALDPKALPPGLALERTWGPAAGLEAQLAALGLGQPAGPGVKTVGGGCCPCPCPPQPPPPQPQPPAAAPQAGEDPTETSDALLVLEGLESEAESLETNSCSEEELSSPGRGGGGGGRLLLQPPGPELPPVPFPMQDLVPPGRLSRGEQPQQLPPPPPPPGPLRPLAGLSRKGSLKIRLSRLFRTKSCNGGSGGGDGAGKRPSGELAASAASLTDMGGSAGRELDAGRKPRLTRTQSAFSPVSFSPLFTDAFPRIAPIRAAESLHSQPPQHLQCPLYRPDSSSFAASLRELEKCGWYWGPMNWEDAEMKLKGKPDGSFLVRDSSDPRYILSLSFRSQGITHHTRMEHYRGTFSLWCHPKFEDRCQSVVEFIKRAIMHSKNGKFLYFLRSRVPGLPPTPVQLLYPVSRFSNVKSLQHLCRFRIRQLVRIDHIPDLPLPKPLISYIRKFYYYDPQEEVYLSLKEAQLISKQKQEVLEPST
- the SOCS7 gene encoding suppressor of cytokine signaling 7 isoform X2, with the translated sequence MQGAELRDGEAAAAAASYRVLSRLLGYGEAAPEPGPPPPPPGHGPAPPPFLARPGPRGSRPPQLMVFRNVGRPPEEEDAEAAQEPGPSELLCPRHRCALDPKALPPGLALERTWGPAAGLEAQLAALGLGQPAGPGVKTVGGGCCPCPCPPQPPPPQPQPPAAAPQAGEDPTETSDALLVLEGLESEAESLETNSCSEEELSSPGRGGGGGGRLLLQPPGPELPPVPFPMQDLVPPGRLSRGEQPQQLPPPPPPPGPLRPLAGLSRKGSLKIRLSRLFRTKSCNGGSGGGDGAGKRPSGELAASAASLTDMGGSAGRELDAGRKPRLTRTQSAFSPVSFSPLFTGETVSLVDVDISQRGLTSPHPPTPPPPPRRSLSLLDAFPRIAPIRAAESLHSQPPQHLQCPLYRPDSSSFAASLRELEKCGWYWGPMNWEDAEMKLKGKPDGSFLVRDSSDPRYILSLSFRSQGITHHTRMEHYRGTFSLWCHPKFEDRCQSVVEFIKRAIMHSKNGKFLYFLRSRVPGLPPTPVQLLYPVSRFSNVKSLQHLCRFRIRQLVRIDHIPDLPLPKPLISYIRKFYYYDPQEEVYLSLKEAQLISKQKQEVLEPST